One genomic segment of Drosophila melanogaster chromosome 3L includes these proteins:
- the CycA gene encoding cyclin A, isoform A: MASFQIHQDMSNKENPGIKIPAGVKNTKQPLAVIGGKAEKNALAPRANFAVLNGNNNVPRPAGKVQVFRDVRNLNVDENVEYGAKKSNVVPVVEQFKTFSVYEDNNDTQVAPSGKSLASLVDKENHDVKFGAGQKELVDYDLDSTPMSVTDVQSPMSVDRSILGVIQSSDISVGTETGVSPTGRVKELPPRNDRQRFLEVVQYQMDILEYFRESEKKHRPKPLYMRRQKDISHNMRSILIDWLVEVSEEYKLDTETLYLSVFYLDRFLSQMAVVRSKLQLVGTAAMYIAAKYEEIYPPEVGEFVFLTDDSYTKAQVLRMEQVILKILSFDLCTPTAYVFINTYAVLCDMPEKLKYMTLYISELSLMEGETYLQYLPSLMSSASVALARHILGMEMWTPRLEEITTYKLEDLKTVVLHLCHTHKTAKELNTQAMREKYNRDTYKKVAMMESVEMSKDDFDQLCEAYNCKQKEDEHQQPDINTKSNVNLFYKF, from the exons ATGGCCAGTTTCCAGATCCACCAAGACATGAGCAACAAGGAGAATCCGGGCATTAAGATTCCGGCCGGAGTGAAGAACACCAAGCAGCCGCTGGCCGTAATTGGGGGAAAAGCGGAGAAAAATGCGCTTGCGCCGCGGGCCAATTTCGCCGTGCtcaatggcaacaacaatgtgCCGCGTCCGGCCGGGAAAGTT CAGGTCTTCCGTGACGTCAGAAATCTTAATGTTGATGAGAATGTGGAGTACGGCGCCAAGAAATCGAATGTGGTGCCCGTGGTGGAGCAATTCAAGACCTTCTCCGTGTATGAGGACAACAACGATACCCAGGTTGCGCCATCCGGCAAATCCCTGGCCTCCCTAGTCGACAAAGAGAACCATGACGTGAAATT CGGTGCTGGGCAGAAGGAGCTGGTAGACTACGATCTGGATTCAACACCCATGTCCGTGACGGATGTTCAGTCCCCCATGTCCGTGGACCGCTCCATTCTCGGTGTCATACAGTCCAGTGATATCAGCGTGGGCACTGAAACGGGAGTCTCGCCAACTGGAAGAGTCAAGGAGCTTCCGCCGCGCAACGATCGCCAGCGGTTCCTGGAAGTGGTTCAGTACCAGATGGACATTCTGGAATATTTCCGGGAGAGCGAG AAGAAACATCGCCCCAAGCCACTCTATATGCGCAGACAGAAGGACATTAGCCACAATATGCGCTCCATCCTTATTGATTGGCTGGTTGAGGTTTCCGAGGAGTACAAACTGGACACGGAGACGCTCTATCTCTCGGTCTTTTATCTAGATCGATTTTTGAGCCAAATGGCGGTGGTGCGCTCCAAGTTACAGCTGGTGGGCACGGCAGCTATGTATATTGCCGC aaAATACGAGGAAATCTATCCCCCAGAGGTCGGTGAGTTTGTCTTCCTCACCGACGACAGTTACACCAAGGCGCAGGTGCTACGCATGGAGCAGGTTATCTTGAAGATTCTCTCCTTCGATCTGTGCACACCGACTGCTTACGTCTTCATCAACACCTATGCTGTACTTTGCGACATGCCTGAGAAGCTGAAGTACATGACGCTG TATATTTCCGAGTTGTCGCTCATGGAGGGAGAAACGTACTTGCAATATTTGCCATCACTTATGTCATCCGCTTCAGTCGCACTGGCGCGTCACATTTTGGGCATGGAGATGTGGACGCCAAGGCTGGAGGAGATCACGACTTACAAGCTGGAGGACCTAAAAACGGTTGTGTTGCATCTGTGTCACACCCACAAAACGGCAAAGGAGCTCAACACGCAGGCCATGCGGGAAAAGTACAATAGAGACAC TTACAAGAAGGTGGCTATGATGGAATCCGTTGAGATGAGCAAGGACGACTTCGATCAGCTCTGTGAGGCTTACAATTGCAAGCAGAAAGAGGATGAGCACCAGCAGCCGGATATTAATACTAAATCGAACGTGAATTTGTTTTATAAGTTTTAA
- the CycA gene encoding cyclin A, isoform C, with product MASFQIHQDMSNKENPGIKIPAGVKNTKQPLAVIGGKAEKNALAPRANFAVLNGNNNVPRPAGKVVFRDVRNLNVDENVEYGAKKSNVVPVVEQFKTFSVYEDNNDTQVAPSGKSLASLVDKENHDVKFGAGQKELVDYDLDSTPMSVTDVQSPMSVDRSILGVIQSSDISVGTETGVSPTGRVKELPPRNDRQRFLEVVQYQMDILEYFRESEKKHRPKPLYMRRQKDISHNMRSILIDWLVEVSEEYKLDTETLYLSVFYLDRFLSQMAVVRSKLQLVGTAAMYIAAKYEEIYPPEVGEFVFLTDDSYTKAQVLRMEQVILKILSFDLCTPTAYVFINTYAVLCDMPEKLKYMTLYISELSLMEGETYLQYLPSLMSSASVALARHILGMEMWTPRLEEITTYKLEDLKTVVLHLCHTHKTAKELNTQAMREKYNRDTYKKVAMMESVEMSKDDFDQLCEAYNCKQKEDEHQQPDINTKSNVNLFYKF from the exons ATGGCCAGTTTCCAGATCCACCAAGACATGAGCAACAAGGAGAATCCGGGCATTAAGATTCCGGCCGGAGTGAAGAACACCAAGCAGCCGCTGGCCGTAATTGGGGGAAAAGCGGAGAAAAATGCGCTTGCGCCGCGGGCCAATTTCGCCGTGCtcaatggcaacaacaatgtgCCGCGTCCGGCCGGGAAAGTT GTCTTCCGTGACGTCAGAAATCTTAATGTTGATGAGAATGTGGAGTACGGCGCCAAGAAATCGAATGTGGTGCCCGTGGTGGAGCAATTCAAGACCTTCTCCGTGTATGAGGACAACAACGATACCCAGGTTGCGCCATCCGGCAAATCCCTGGCCTCCCTAGTCGACAAAGAGAACCATGACGTGAAATT CGGTGCTGGGCAGAAGGAGCTGGTAGACTACGATCTGGATTCAACACCCATGTCCGTGACGGATGTTCAGTCCCCCATGTCCGTGGACCGCTCCATTCTCGGTGTCATACAGTCCAGTGATATCAGCGTGGGCACTGAAACGGGAGTCTCGCCAACTGGAAGAGTCAAGGAGCTTCCGCCGCGCAACGATCGCCAGCGGTTCCTGGAAGTGGTTCAGTACCAGATGGACATTCTGGAATATTTCCGGGAGAGCGAG AAGAAACATCGCCCCAAGCCACTCTATATGCGCAGACAGAAGGACATTAGCCACAATATGCGCTCCATCCTTATTGATTGGCTGGTTGAGGTTTCCGAGGAGTACAAACTGGACACGGAGACGCTCTATCTCTCGGTCTTTTATCTAGATCGATTTTTGAGCCAAATGGCGGTGGTGCGCTCCAAGTTACAGCTGGTGGGCACGGCAGCTATGTATATTGCCGC aaAATACGAGGAAATCTATCCCCCAGAGGTCGGTGAGTTTGTCTTCCTCACCGACGACAGTTACACCAAGGCGCAGGTGCTACGCATGGAGCAGGTTATCTTGAAGATTCTCTCCTTCGATCTGTGCACACCGACTGCTTACGTCTTCATCAACACCTATGCTGTACTTTGCGACATGCCTGAGAAGCTGAAGTACATGACGCTG TATATTTCCGAGTTGTCGCTCATGGAGGGAGAAACGTACTTGCAATATTTGCCATCACTTATGTCATCCGCTTCAGTCGCACTGGCGCGTCACATTTTGGGCATGGAGATGTGGACGCCAAGGCTGGAGGAGATCACGACTTACAAGCTGGAGGACCTAAAAACGGTTGTGTTGCATCTGTGTCACACCCACAAAACGGCAAAGGAGCTCAACACGCAGGCCATGCGGGAAAAGTACAATAGAGACAC TTACAAGAAGGTGGCTATGATGGAATCCGTTGAGATGAGCAAGGACGACTTCGATCAGCTCTGTGAGGCTTACAATTGCAAGCAGAAAGAGGATGAGCACCAGCAGCCGGATATTAATACTAAATCGAACGTGAATTTGTTTTATAAGTTTTAA
- the CG7264 gene encoding uncharacterized protein, isoform B — protein MTLKIGICTKQDLDEAMKLQKREQYEDERKRRIFNAKQRLYGLDLEMLDRQILEKKKQRTAQMECDKKFEEQEQLQKRLILAQEMELEKKQRVVDSDLNYYRCRYQRKEQRREFDLNDPNFLKKARPTRVADNDISLGVSSAQIFQGEDLYNSDRKQRQREQQRAWLDQQVQERKRAEDARKQADNVLMDNVGCRDKHLQEMAKSDHQMRNQVIQRVRQFNINMAKQKQLDREREKREKYEDDMAEIYNMLSSDMLTENPDVAQSRTDPNKKIAFMYRGMTPEELRVFRLGQDQQLRLSIQRKTEAQMMDKQWEQYSINMDRTLVLHQIEDDRRRKAEFDELMRANSKLAVEQDRQRKEALVGLTNAVSDDFYDQFNKNSR, from the exons ATGACGCTCAAAATCGGTATATGCACCAAGCAGGATCTCGACGAGGCGATGAAGCTGCAGAAGCGGGAGCAGTACGAAGATGAGCGGAAGCGGCGCATTTTTAATGCCAAACAGCGTCTTTACGGG CTCGACCTAGAAATGCTGGATCGCCAAATACTTGAGAAAAAGAAGCAGCGAACCGCCCAGATGGAGTGCGACAAGAAATTTGAAGAACAGGAGCAGCTGCAGAAGCGTCTGATCCTGGCCCAGGAAATGGAGTTGGAGAAAAAACAGCGTGTGGTGGACTCGGATCTTAACTATTATCGCTGCCGCTATCAGCGCAAGGAGCAGCGCCGCGAATTCGACCTAAATGATCCGAATTTCTTGAAGAAGGCACGTCCAACAAGAGTCGCCGACAATGACATTTCGCTGGGCGTGTCCAGTGCCCAGATCTTTCAAGGCGAGGACCTCTATAACTCTGACAGaaagcagcggcagcgggaGCAGCAAAGAGCCTGGCTGGATCAGCAAGTGCAGGAGCGTAAGAGGGCGGAGGATGCTCGCAAGCAGGCCGATAATGTGTTGATGGACAACGTTGGTTGCAGAGACAAGCATCTGCAGGAGATGGCCAAGTCTGATCACCAGATGCGCAACCAAGTCATCCAGCGAGTGCGTCAGTTCAATATCAACATGGCCAAGCAGAAGCAATTGGACCGCGAAAGGGAAAAGCGTGAAAAGTACGAGGATGACATGGCCGAGATCTATAACATGCTCTCCAGCGATATGCTAACTGAAAATCCGGATGTGGCTCAATCGCGCACCGATCCGAACAAGAAGATTGCCTTCATGTATCGCGGCATGACGCCCGAAGAACTTCGCGTGTTTCGTCTTGGACAAGATCAGCAGCTTCGTTTGTCTATTCAGCGCAAGACGGAGGCCCAGATGATGGACAAACAGTGGGAGCAATACTCCATTAATATGGACCGCACCCTGGTCCTTCACCAAATCGAGGATGATCGCCGACGTAAGGCGGAATTCGATGAGCTGATGCGGGCGAATTCCAAGTTGGCCGTGGAGCAGGATCGCCAGCGCAAGGAAGCCCTTGTGGGCCTAACCAATGCCGTCTCCGATGACTTTTACGATCAGTTCAACAAGAACTCACGTTAG
- the CG43064 gene encoding uncharacterized protein, isoform B, protein MSGINDETSAITNATTTEGNRISGTKRSNDGGAGEQESRPKQRTIAQLDRSTCSAGPSTTHPSTTIFALNTYCWDMILSYLSLSEQLYLATSNHQLKMLFEALQHRYKIIGESDIGSIGEMELQKLLYIVGEHVISYESPLDPHSGHDQHLWILRDYCPNLRHLKMSFRRPRWNPLLKLKSLTSLHASLHFTDEGLYKDFIISLSDLPHLKKLKLEATSYTGDGLRALDKLEYLEIGNQRGFDASILASCCMTMKKLCHLNMGENTANLEAEDFRVIVRRGKNLESLAFSLILLEGNVPYDTVHQLPKLKHLQLWYRDNKFISKSFIEKLIQKPGTPLESLILMGNTLKLEEVDAICEISSLRELFVSCKTDAARSFLRLKHLEILDVKMLYVSNDELLALLEECALLNVLSVRFAREITFEFVLKALSLYSHRKIKIYLHESSVDWSLNLPVPKGKRNIQFINGYLKSPILMNKDTNELD, encoded by the coding sequence ATGAGTGGGATAAACGACGAAACTTCTGCAATAACTAATGCTACCACAACAGAAGGGAATCGAATCTCAGGCACTAAAAGAAGTAACGATGGAGGCGCTGGTGAACAAGAGTCGAGACCCAAACAGCGTACAATCGCACAATTGGATCGTTCAACTTGCTCAGCTGGACCTTCAACAACTCATCCATCCACTACAATCTTTGCACTAAACACCTATTGCTGGGATATGATACTGTCCTATTTGAGCCTGAGTGAACAACTATATCTCGCCACCTCAAATCATCAGCTTAAAATGCTTTTCGAAGCCCTGCAACATAGGTACAAAATCATTGGAGAAAGCGACATCGGAAGTATCGGCGAaatggaactgcaaaaactACTGTACATTGTCGGAGAGCACGTGATCAGCTATGAGTCGCCATTGGATCCGCATTCTGGGCACGATCAGCATTTGTGGATATTGCGCGACTACTGCCCAAACCTGCGACACCTCAAAATGTCTTTTCGACGCCCCCGATGGAACCCTTTGTTGAAATTGAAGAGTCTAACATCGTTACATGCTAGCCTGCACTTCACGGATGAAGGTCTTTATAAGGATTTTATAATCAGCCTAAGCGATTTGCCGCACCtgaagaaattgaaattggagGCGACATCCTACACGGGCGACGGACTACGTGCCCTAGATAAATTGGAGTACCTGGAGATTGGCAACCAGCGTGGATTTGATGCGAGCATTTTGGCCTCGTGCTGTATGACAATGAAGAAGTTGTGCCACCTTAACATGGGTGAAAACACCGCCAATCTCGAAGCGGAAGACTTTCGGGTAATTGTGAGAAGGGGAAAAAATCTGGAAAGTCTCGCCTTTTCGTTAATACTTTTGGAAGGAAATGTACCCTACGATACTGTCCACCAGCTTCCCAAATTGAAACACTTGCAGTTGTGGTATCGGGACAATAAATTTATCTCGAAAAGTTTCATCGAGAAACTCATTCAAAAACCGGGCACTCCGTTGGAAAGTCTAATTTTGATGGGAAATACCCTGAAACTGGAAGAAGTAGATGCTATCTGCGAGATATCTTCACTTCGGGAGCTGTTTGTCTCATGCAAAACAGATGCAGCAAGAAGTTTTCTACGTCTAAAGCATTTAGAAATCTTGGACGTGAAAATGTTATATGTTAGCAACGATGAGTTGCTTGCGCTTCTGGAAGAATGTGCTCTTTTAAACGTACTTAGTGTCCGGTTTGCCAGGGAAATCACCTTTGAATTTGTGTTAAAAGCTTTAAGTTTGTACAGTcacagaaaaattaaaatctatttGCACGAATCATCTGTTGATTGGAGCCTTAATCTTCCGGTTCCGAAGGGCAAGAGGAACATTCAGTTCATTAACGGCTATTTAAAGAGTCCCATATTGATGAACAAAGATACTAATGAATTAGATTAA
- the CG12521 gene encoding uncharacterized protein, with amino-acid sequence MDGCHNDILAPLILAIMVANGHPLTLDEIVDELTAVINSQTELAIAHENIGDGKHSHKSYKPRRRH; translated from the coding sequence ATGGATGGCTGCCACAACGACATCTTGGCGCCCCTCATCCTGGCCATTATGGTGGCCAATGGACACCCGCTCACCCTGGACGAGATCGTCGATGAACTGACGGCGGTGATCAATTCGCAAACCGAGCTCGCCATTGCGCATGAAAATATTGGAGACGGAAAACATAGCCACAAGTCGTATAAGCCGAGACGAAGGCACTAA